The proteins below come from a single Serratia fonticola genomic window:
- a CDS encoding major outer membrane lipoprotein: MNRTKLVLGAVILASTMLAGCSSNAKIDQLSSDVQTLNAKVDQLSNDVNAIRSDVQAAKDDAARANQRLDNQAHAYKK; encoded by the coding sequence ATGAATCGTACTAAACTGGTACTGGGCGCGGTAATCCTGGCTTCTACTATGCTGGCTGGTTGCTCAAGCAACGCTAAAATCGATCAACTGTCTTCTGACGTTCAGACTCTGAACGCTAAAGTTGACCAGCTGAGCAACGACGTGAACGCAATCCGTTCTGACGTTCAAGCAGCTAAAGACGACGCAGCGCGCGCTAACCAGCGTCTGGACAACCAAGCACACGCTTACAAAAAGTAA